In the genome of Bubalus kerabau isolate K-KA32 ecotype Philippines breed swamp buffalo chromosome 8, PCC_UOA_SB_1v2, whole genome shotgun sequence, one region contains:
- the LOC129659356 gene encoding uncharacterized protein LOC129659356 produces MLHSAPPPSASRLPSCPRGPPRAAPPGAAGYAPEVAARARLRSRPPPLPVLRPVFGVFSSQALKNPRSGDTVISRLSWM; encoded by the exons ATGCTGCACTCTGCGCCGCCGCCCAGCGCCTCCCGCCTCCCCTCCTGCCCGCGGGGACCGCCCAGGGCCGCACCACCCGGGGCCGCGGGGTACGCGCCTGAGGTTGCCGCCCGCGCCAGGCTCCGCTCCCGGCCTCCGCCCCTTCCTGTCCTTCGCCCGGTCTTTGGTGTTTTCTCTTCTCAGGCCCTGAAGAACCCGAGGTCTG GCGACACGGTCATCTCAAGGTTAAGCTGGATGTGA